One window of Hujiaoplasma nucleasis genomic DNA carries:
- a CDS encoding DUF4238 domain-containing protein, protein MSEPIKHHFIPQFILRNFLDENQINYWNMKTGKFERRNPKSIFMRKNLYKDVENHPDEIMTIEKKFASLEREVSELINNKILDKKEIRITRADNELLRRFLFLLGFRSENRKRQYRDELFDQFTIETLKPFVKNNNYVDLWLRELNEMLDLASFGELQNNKEISTVIKMDLQSELRDYYMSFVEARGQEFILSDIYPTTEIFPIDISTKTKIDLHAFFPISPNRVLILNYVIFRKDRKVDEPMINAMRNFSRVGPTIIEIPRVKYVKRGTFSQEDEYTYTVRKIYEDEVSYINSLYLNEAKDGFIFNDFSKVLKSIQNYNNVEQYKRKNAFEGVEDIINNS, encoded by the coding sequence ATGTCAGAACCAATTAAACATCATTTTATCCCACAGTTTATATTGCGTAATTTTTTAGATGAAAACCAAATAAACTATTGGAACATGAAAACTGGGAAGTTTGAGAGAAGAAATCCAAAGAGTATTTTTATGAGAAAGAATCTATATAAGGATGTTGAAAATCATCCTGATGAGATTATGACTATAGAAAAGAAATTTGCATCTTTAGAACGCGAGGTATCAGAGTTAATCAATAATAAAATACTTGATAAAAAGGAAATACGAATTACAAGAGCAGATAATGAGTTACTGAGAAGATTTTTGTTTTTACTAGGTTTTAGAAGTGAAAATAGGAAACGTCAGTATCGCGATGAATTATTTGATCAATTTACAATTGAAACTTTAAAACCATTTGTCAAAAATAATAATTATGTAGATCTTTGGCTAAGAGAGTTAAATGAGATGCTAGATTTGGCATCTTTCGGAGAACTACAGAATAATAAAGAAATTTCAACTGTTATTAAGATGGATTTGCAAAGTGAGTTAAGAGACTACTATATGAGTTTTGTTGAAGCCAGAGGGCAAGAGTTTATCCTTTCGGATATTTATCCAACTACTGAGATTTTCCCTATTGATATATCAACTAAAACCAAAATCGATTTACACGCCTTTTTCCCAATATCTCCAAATAGAGTACTAATCCTTAATTATGTTATTTTCAGAAAAGATAGAAAAGTAGATGAGCCAATGATAAATGCAATGAGAAATTTTTCTAGAGTTGGTCCTACAATAATTGAAATTCCAAGAGTTAAATATGTTAAAAGAGGTACTTTTAGTCAAGAAGACGAGTATACTTATACAGTTAGAAAGATTTATGAAGATGAAGTATCTTATATCAATAGTCTTTACTTAAACGAGGCCAAGGACGGGTTTATATTTAATGACTTTAGTAAAGTTTTGAAATCAATTCAAAACTACAATAATGTTGAACAATACAAAAGGAAAAACGCTTTTGAAGGAGTTGAAGATATCATAAATAATTCATAA
- a CDS encoding RNA polymerase sigma factor — translation MENCVDYNIIKEILNGDKNQFNQLIDKYYYEIFKFTYNQVNDVEKTKDVVQEIFMRIYKKLSKYNPKKASFRTWIYRIANNYCINYHRDHHKDQHLVLHGERISDSEDILNNLIKKEDVSYILDLMEKNLSQRNYKILILHFYSDLSQTDIGETMNLAPKTVRNIVSESIQKIRALVGGE, via the coding sequence ATGGAGAACTGCGTGGATTACAATATTATTAAAGAAATTTTAAACGGAGATAAAAATCAATTTAATCAACTCATAGATAAGTACTACTATGAGATCTTTAAGTTTACATATAATCAAGTGAACGATGTCGAAAAGACAAAAGATGTTGTTCAAGAAATATTCATGAGGATATATAAAAAGCTAAGCAAATATAATCCTAAGAAAGCGTCTTTTAGAACATGGATCTATAGGATTGCGAATAACTACTGCATTAATTACCATCGAGACCATCATAAAGATCAACATCTTGTTCTTCATGGAGAAAGAATATCGGATTCTGAAGATATATTGAACAACTTGATAAAAAAGGAAGATGTTTCATATATTTTAGATCTTATGGAAAAAAACTTGAGTCAAAGAAACTACAAAATACTGATTTTGCATTTTTATAGCGATTTATCGCAAACAGATATTGGAGAAACTATGAATCTTGCGCCTAAAACAGTTAGAAATATTGTTTCAGAAAGCATTCAAAAAATTAGAGCATTAGTCGGAGGTGAATGA
- the rlmH gene encoding 23S rRNA (pseudouridine(1915)-N(3))-methyltransferase RlmH, which produces MKIKIISVGKIKEKYFKNAIDEYSKRISKYSKLEFLEVPDEKAPESLSDKDMEIIKDKEGEKILSKINNEYIIVLDIFGNQLDSIDLSKKIIDIFSYQSSDIVFIIGGSLGLSKQVIDKANLKLSFSKLTFPHQLMKVLLLEQIYRSFRIINNEPYHK; this is translated from the coding sequence ATGAAAATTAAAATAATCTCAGTAGGAAAGATAAAAGAAAAATATTTTAAAAATGCTATCGATGAATACTCAAAAAGGATTAGTAAATATTCAAAACTAGAATTTTTAGAAGTTCCTGATGAAAAAGCACCAGAGAGTTTATCTGATAAAGATATGGAAATCATTAAGGATAAAGAAGGAGAAAAAATATTATCTAAAATTAACAATGAATATATTATAGTTTTAGATATTTTTGGTAATCAATTAGATAGTATAGACTTATCCAAAAAAATAATTGATATTTTTTCTTATCAATCTTCTGATATAGTATTCATAATAGGAGGATCATTAGGTTTATCAAAACAAGTTATAGATAAAGCAAATTTGAAATTATCTTTCTCTAAATTAACATTTCCTCATCAATTAATGAAGGTATTATTATTAGAACAAATATATCGTTCATTTAGAATTATTAATAACGAGCCGTATCACAAATAG
- a CDS encoding RES family NAD+ phosphorylase, producing MVDYEKRRYAILKEYFKNKNRYIYEKHIVSILDDLKEMFDKHSVVMEQGTILYRSQIGSEWVEENGNGQLLPYNKARMYPRKRLAREGRANPKGIPYLYLASDTETSLNEVRAWPGQEVSTCTFTSEKELRLVDLSKKRESGLASMVINIKKGKIMSKDSNDNLLGEINQAFTTPVRNSDDSSDYVVTQIISELIKTEGYDGIVYNSYFTKSGKNIVIFDSSNMIIKNGLVFRINAFNIEYEQISNAVRYKN from the coding sequence ATGGTTGATTATGAAAAAAGAAGGTACGCAATTTTAAAAGAATATTTTAAAAATAAAAATAGATATATATACGAGAAACACATAGTGTCTATTTTAGATGATCTAAAAGAAATGTTTGACAAACATAGTGTAGTTATGGAACAGGGAACCATATTATATAGAAGTCAAATTGGTTCTGAATGGGTTGAAGAAAATGGTAATGGGCAGTTACTACCTTATAATAAGGCTAGAATGTATCCAAGAAAAAGACTTGCTCGAGAAGGAAGAGCAAACCCTAAGGGAATTCCCTACTTATATTTAGCATCCGACACTGAAACATCACTCAATGAGGTTAGAGCATGGCCAGGACAGGAAGTGTCAACGTGTACATTTACAAGCGAAAAAGAGCTAAGATTAGTAGATCTAAGTAAAAAAAGAGAGTCAGGACTAGCATCAATGGTTATCAATATCAAAAAGGGTAAGATTATGTCCAAAGATTCTAATGACAACTTACTTGGTGAAATTAATCAGGCTTTTACTACTCCAGTGAGAAATTCGGATGATTCATCAGATTATGTAGTCACACAAATTATATCAGAACTTATAAAAACAGAAGGATATGATGGGATTGTGTATAACTCTTATTTTACAAAAAGTGGTAAGAATATTGTGATTTTCGATAGTTCTAATATGATCATTAAGAATGGTCTTGTTTTTAGAATAAATGCATTTAATATTGAATATGAGCAAATTTCGAATGCTGTTCGATATAAAAATTAA
- a CDS encoding DUF4238 domain-containing protein: protein MGNYVKHHYIPQFILKRFSHDNKVNVFNHIKFSLTSISIRNLFMVENLYDYYVYEDIKVIEKELASKIESPMGQICSRVVKELKEKPKNITFTRKELLIIKKYMMLQFYRTEGNMTYYIGSNISRKNELSKYNINQDCCF, encoded by the coding sequence ATGGGCAATTATGTTAAACATCATTACATCCCCCAATTTATTTTAAAAAGATTTTCACACGATAATAAAGTGAATGTTTTTAATCATATTAAGTTTTCATTAACAAGTATATCAATAAGAAACCTATTTATGGTTGAGAATCTTTATGACTATTATGTTTATGAAGATATTAAAGTGATAGAAAAAGAGTTGGCTTCTAAAATTGAGTCCCCAATGGGACAAATCTGTAGTCGAGTAGTTAAAGAGTTAAAGGAAAAACCAAAAAACATAACCTTTACTAGAAAGGAACTATTGATTATTAAGAAATATATGATGTTGCAGTTTTATAGAACAGAAGGCAATATGACATATTACATTGGCTCTAATATTAGTAGAAAGAATGAATTATCTAAGTATAATATTAATCAAGACTGTTGTTTTTAA
- a CDS encoding DEAD/DEAH box helicase — translation MSKNLKQDLSNLKRNNMFQNIMKKLCLSKELETTEEVFILNFAMILIEMYKKYNKKTLIEFSYFVILKYSLTSKNYLPLYDFSYEMGFYPIIDEIFKHKLVDFDSPRQVIYHSLVNDYKDDYVNTFEQKESKSNFIKSKEKEISYTAPTSYGKSEVMISLVKDGNYNNVCIIVPSKSLLVQTFNSLKSSELNYKLILHDEMYKPDESRKNLFILTQERALRLFDKWKPDFDIIFVDEAHNLLDLDSERRSVLLARFLKKYKKSRNTRIAYLSPFVAKTSSLKMNDVEISNYKIEYNMKEPELYLYNKQCETYYYNRFTNEFYYIKTDYDSYLEYIIENSNQKNFVYITQPKKIEEFAHQLIKHLPDIESNDLAELISTIEGEVDTNYNLVECLKKGVIYLHAQMPQIIKEFLESKFKELSDLKCVIGNSVVLEGINMPVQTMFILSQSYLNEKKALNLIGRVNRLNFIFNSKENNLDMLVPRIHFVDTVYYNSRTSKLSNFMLRLRSTDFDDDIKNPLLDNFENITEKERVILHEEECLDEDTKEDVIKNLEKTLIKNGVSKFYKNFEVSLKRIYNNIVKLRDNYENIYDRLYAIFIRSNENNTVYGVKRLQKPEARMFYHYYLANNYFKGLKENIRLQYTFYKTKVNDDYKLYVDKFGEISYRSDDYEESFKKCYINLKGKSDKDLKNIAIRKISVEEKFIKYTLGSFVDAMYELGLIVLEEYNYFHYGTTRLEELDLIYRGIPFYLVKAITDDKQIENIIIDNFGNLLANQIFLEYLKTKPVLFRFEVEKYIMNV, via the coding sequence ATGAGTAAAAATTTAAAACAAGATTTATCAAACCTTAAAAGAAATAATATGTTCCAAAATATCATGAAAAAATTATGTTTATCTAAAGAACTAGAGACTACTGAAGAAGTTTTTATACTGAATTTTGCAATGATCCTTATAGAAATGTATAAGAAGTATAACAAAAAAACATTAATTGAGTTCTCGTACTTCGTAATTTTGAAATATTCACTTACATCAAAAAATTATTTACCGTTATATGATTTTTCTTATGAAATGGGATTTTACCCAATAATTGATGAGATTTTCAAACATAAACTAGTTGATTTCGATAGCCCTAGACAAGTAATTTACCATTCTTTAGTTAATGATTACAAGGATGATTATGTAAATACTTTTGAGCAAAAAGAGTCTAAAAGCAACTTCATTAAGTCTAAAGAAAAAGAAATTAGTTATACTGCACCTACATCATATGGCAAAAGTGAAGTTATGATATCTCTGGTAAAAGATGGAAATTATAACAATGTTTGTATTATTGTCCCCTCTAAATCATTGTTAGTTCAGACTTTCAATAGTCTTAAATCTTCTGAATTAAATTATAAATTGATTCTACATGATGAAATGTACAAGCCTGATGAATCTAGGAAGAATCTCTTTATTTTAACTCAAGAAAGGGCATTACGCTTATTTGATAAATGGAAACCAGACTTTGACATCATTTTTGTTGATGAAGCACATAATTTGCTGGACTTAGATTCAGAGAGAAGGTCTGTTTTGTTAGCTAGATTTCTCAAAAAGTATAAGAAATCTAGAAATACTAGAATTGCATATCTTTCACCTTTTGTGGCTAAAACGTCTAGTTTGAAGATGAATGATGTAGAAATTTCTAATTATAAGATTGAATACAATATGAAAGAACCAGAATTGTATTTGTACAACAAACAATGTGAAACTTATTATTACAATCGATTTACTAACGAATTTTACTATATAAAAACTGACTATGATTCGTATTTAGAATATATCATTGAAAATTCTAATCAGAAGAACTTTGTTTATATTACTCAACCAAAGAAGATTGAAGAGTTTGCCCATCAGTTAATTAAACATTTACCTGACATTGAATCAAATGATTTAGCTGAACTTATTTCAACAATAGAGGGTGAAGTCGATACTAATTATAATTTAGTAGAATGCTTAAAAAAAGGGGTAATATATCTTCATGCTCAAATGCCACAAATTATAAAAGAGTTTTTAGAGAGTAAGTTCAAAGAACTTTCAGATTTGAAGTGTGTAATAGGTAATAGTGTTGTTTTAGAAGGAATTAACATGCCTGTTCAAACTATGTTTATTTTGTCACAAAGTTATCTAAACGAGAAGAAAGCTCTTAACCTCATAGGAAGGGTGAATAGATTAAATTTTATTTTCAATTCAAAAGAGAATAATCTTGATATGCTTGTGCCAAGAATTCACTTTGTAGATACTGTTTACTATAATTCAAGAACATCAAAGCTAAGTAATTTCATGCTAAGATTACGTTCAACAGATTTTGATGATGACATTAAGAATCCTTTACTCGACAATTTCGAAAACATTACTGAAAAAGAAAGAGTAATACTACATGAAGAGGAATGCTTAGATGAAGATACAAAAGAAGATGTTATCAAAAATCTTGAGAAAACATTAATCAAAAATGGAGTAAGTAAATTTTATAAGAACTTTGAAGTTAGTTTAAAAAGAATTTACAATAATATTGTGAAATTAAGAGATAATTATGAGAACATATATGACAGGCTATATGCAATATTTATTCGATCTAATGAGAATAATACTGTGTATGGAGTAAAAAGGTTGCAAAAACCCGAGGCTAGAATGTTCTACCATTATTACTTAGCTAACAACTATTTCAAAGGTCTAAAAGAGAATATTAGATTGCAATATACATTTTATAAAACAAAAGTTAATGATGATTACAAATTGTATGTTGATAAGTTCGGAGAGATTTCATATAGAAGTGATGATTATGAAGAATCCTTCAAGAAATGCTATATTAATTTAAAAGGGAAATCTGATAAGGATTTAAAAAACATTGCAATTAGAAAAATAAGTGTGGAAGAAAAATTTATCAAGTATACATTGGGATCATTTGTAGATGCGATGTATGAATTAGGTTTAATTGTTCTTGAGGAATACAACTATTTCCACTATGGTACAACGAGATTAGAAGAATTAGATCTTATATATAGGGGAATACCATTTTATCTTGTAAAAGCTATAACAGATGACAAACAAATTGAAAACATTATTATAGATAATTTTGGGAACCTATTAGCGAATCAAATATTTTTAGAATATCTAAAGACAAAACCAGTTCTTTTTAGATTTGAAGTAGAAAAATATATCATGAATGTTTAA
- a CDS encoding tyrosine-type recombinase/integrase gives MKILTNKEIIQKYQEYLENDKMYSSHTVKAYINDLQTLIHFLVEEDLGDLGYMTHRIAKFYVASLHSHYDPKSIRRKISSVRSLFDYLIEEEILKDNPFENVDLPKIKKTLPKFIYEEEMLKFLNKIDVKTNLGLRNKVIFELLYGSGLRVSELTGIQLSDIDFINQEIIIHGKGSKDRLVPLHDLAIQTIKDYLKTSRIELALKHKEKTNLLLLNYKGTALTPRGVRVILNKELEKQASAMNLTPHSFRHSFATHLLNRGVDLRVVQELLGHVSLSTTQIYTKISREKLQDEYLKAHPRAFKKG, from the coding sequence ATGAAAATATTGACCAATAAAGAAATCATTCAAAAATACCAAGAATATTTAGAAAATGATAAAATGTATTCTAGTCATACAGTAAAAGCTTATATCAATGATCTTCAAACATTGATACATTTTTTGGTGGAAGAAGACTTAGGAGATTTAGGTTACATGACTCATAGAATTGCTAAATTTTATGTTGCTAGTTTACATAGTCATTATGATCCTAAATCAATCAGAAGAAAAATTAGTTCAGTAAGAAGCTTGTTTGATTATTTGATAGAAGAAGAAATATTAAAGGATAATCCTTTTGAAAATGTTGATCTACCTAAAATCAAAAAAACTTTGCCTAAATTTATCTATGAAGAAGAAATGTTAAAGTTTCTTAACAAGATTGATGTAAAAACCAATTTAGGATTAAGAAACAAAGTAATCTTTGAGTTGTTGTATGGTTCTGGACTTCGGGTTTCTGAATTAACAGGTATTCAATTATCAGATATCGATTTTATTAACCAAGAGATTATTATTCATGGGAAAGGCTCTAAAGATCGATTGGTTCCCCTTCATGATTTGGCTATTCAAACCATTAAAGATTACTTGAAAACTTCAAGAATTGAATTAGCTTTAAAGCACAAAGAAAAAACCAATTTATTATTATTGAATTATAAAGGCACAGCCTTAACGCCTAGGGGTGTTAGGGTTATCCTAAATAAAGAGTTAGAAAAGCAAGCTTCAGCGATGAATTTAACTCCACACTCATTTAGACATTCATTTGCGACTCACTTATTAAATAGGGGCGTTGATTTAAGAGTTGTTCAAGAGCTCTTAGGTCATGTGTCTCTTTCAACAACTCAAATATATACAAAAATATCAAGAGAAAAACTTCAAGATGAGTATTTAAAGGCTCATCCAAGAGCCTTTAAGAAAGGATAA
- a CDS encoding alpha-amylase family glycosyl hydrolase — MAIETKKDLRNLLIYQVYVRNYSEEGSFSSLRNDLQRIKDLGVDIVYLLPIHPIGKANRKGQLGSPYSISDYYGINPELGSLDDFKLLIKAIHDLDMKIMMDIVFNHTSHDSVLLKEHPEFFYKKDGKFANKVGDWWDITDLDFHNKELHQTLINVIEYWTDLGIDAYRFDVASLLPLDFLISMKEAVLNKNPYTIFLSESVHGGFCKYLRNLGFDCLSESEIFQVFDMAYDYDIHPYFEGYLRGDLPFKRYLEELNKQEEIYPENYIKMRNLENHDFGRFAKMVDNNILKIQQWLALTFFSNGSTMIYNGQEFCDDHLPDLFNKDLINWKGHNLSKFISDLNRITKNEVRSHGAYDIELQDKDVYIGHYKLNNQKFVGIFNVGLEYGRINVPLDDGKYINEITKKEIIIKNNQITLIEEPIIILTN; from the coding sequence ATGGCTATTGAAACCAAGAAAGATTTAAGAAATTTATTAATTTATCAAGTTTATGTTAGAAATTATTCTGAAGAAGGTTCTTTTAGTTCTTTAAGAAATGATCTTCAAAGAATCAAAGATTTAGGTGTCGATATAGTTTACCTTTTACCAATTCATCCTATCGGAAAAGCCAATAGGAAAGGACAACTTGGATCACCATATTCTATTAGTGATTATTATGGTATTAATCCTGAATTAGGCTCTTTAGATGATTTTAAATTACTAATCAAAGCGATTCACGATTTAGATATGAAAATTATGATGGATATTGTATTTAACCATACCTCTCATGATTCAGTATTACTAAAAGAACACCCTGAATTCTTTTATAAAAAAGATGGTAAATTTGCAAATAAAGTTGGCGATTGGTGGGATATTACAGACTTAGATTTTCATAATAAAGAACTTCATCAAACCCTTATTAATGTCATAGAATATTGGACGGATTTAGGTATTGATGCTTATAGGTTTGATGTTGCTAGTTTATTACCCCTAGACTTTTTAATATCGATGAAAGAAGCTGTTTTAAATAAGAATCCTTATACAATCTTTCTTAGTGAATCTGTTCATGGAGGTTTCTGTAAATATTTAAGGAATTTAGGCTTTGATTGTTTAAGTGAATCTGAAATATTCCAAGTATTTGATATGGCTTATGACTATGATATCCATCCATATTTTGAAGGCTATTTAAGAGGAGATTTACCTTTCAAAAGATATCTAGAGGAGTTAAACAAACAAGAAGAAATCTATCCTGAAAATTATATTAAAATGAGAAATTTAGAAAACCATGATTTTGGAAGATTTGCAAAAATGGTTGATAATAACATTTTAAAAATTCAACAATGGTTAGCTTTAACATTCTTTTCTAATGGCTCTACAATGATTTATAATGGACAAGAATTTTGTGATGATCATTTGCCTGATTTATTCAATAAAGATCTTATCAATTGGAAGGGACATAATCTTTCTAAATTTATTAGTGATTTAAATCGTATAACAAAAAATGAAGTCAGAAGTCATGGGGCTTATGATATAGAATTACAGGATAAAGATGTTTACATAGGGCACTACAAGTTAAATAACCAAAAATTTGTTGGTATTTTCAATGTTGGGTTAGAATATGGTAGAATTAATGTTCCTTTAGATGATGGTAAGTACATCAATGAAATTACCAAAAAAGAAATCATCATCAAGAATAATCAAATAACATTGATAGAAGAACCCATAATTATTTTAACTAATTAA